GAAGCGTTTGATAGTGGAATATATATTAGCGACGACGATCCTATACGGACATTCAGAGGCGCGCTAAATGGAGACCAATGTGTGCTCATCATCGGAGGCGAGACCCATCCAAAAGGTGACGGCAAGTCGACAATCGAACATTATGAAGCAATCCAACACTATGCCAAGGAGGAATTCCGGCTTACTGAATTTCTCGGATATTGGTCGGAACATGATCACACCACACCAGATCGACGTCCTTTCATCGGAAAAATTCAAACAGACAATGACAAAATGTATGTAATGACCGGTTATGGAAAATGGGGTCTTGCCGCATCGGCAACAGGCGCAGGAATCATCAAGAGCCTGATTGTCGGTGAGGATAACCGATTTGAAAAACTATTTAGCCCTGAACGCCAATTGCCCGAAGATAAAGGTGATCGCAATGAAAGCAACGAAACTGATGAGAATCACGTTGTATCCCCCGGCAGCGAACAAATGGAACGACAACTCGCTAAAGGACAAGCACAATCAGTTGAGATAAACGGCAAGCCCGCGGGCATGTATAAAGACACCGATGGAAACATGCATTACCTCGACCTTTCATGTACCCACCTCGGTTGTGAAGTGAAATGGAATGACGGGGATCAAACATGGGATTGCCCATGCCACGGTTCCACTTTCGATGGAACAGGTAAAGTATTGGCAGGACCCGCGAAAGAACCTTTGAGAACAATAGATTCCTTGCAATGAAAAATGCCATACGGAAAATTACCCGTATGGCTGTTTTTGTAAAGCATTTTTTGGGGGTACCTTTTGGGGGTACCTGTGCACGGTGCATTTATGACAATTCAAGACTTTGAATAAATAATCAAGGGGATACCGACAAAGCGTTACATAGTCGGTATCCCCTTTTTACTTTATGCAATTGTAGTGAATTTACTGAGTAGTGTCTTGCACAGGTACCTACTTTGTGAAATAATTCACAAATTGGACGAAACAACTTGAACACTTTGTGAATTACTTCACAAAGTACGCTCAGATACTAAAAATGGTTGTATAATAAGAATTAAGTTAGACGAACAAATCTCTTAGAATCAATGTTTCATAGAATATAGCGACCAAATAAAAAAGAAAGGATGAATGCAAAATGTGGGTAATTACAGTTTTTGAGAAAATGAATGTTAGGATCTTTGAATACAAGGATAAAGATGAGGCTTTACTAGCACTTCAACATTTCGGTCAAAATGCTTTATTATCTTTTACAAATTAACGCATTCAGCAATACAAAATATTATTATGAGGTGAGGACATGGTTGAATTAAAGAAATCCCAGTTTGGGAAACATGTGATTATCGAGGAAAATCCGCTATCGAGATGGTTATTTTCTAACACGACATCCGCGTGGATATGGTTGATTTTAAGATTATACCTTGGTTATTCTTGGCTGACGGCGGGCATTGGAAAAGTTACTTCTGACGCTTGGACAGGTGCCAATGCTGGTGTTGCAGTTGAAGGATTTATGGGTGGTGCCCTTGCTAAGGCAGAGGCCGGAGATGTCGCAGGTTGGTATGCTTGGTTTTTAGAGAGTGTCGTAATTCCAAACGCAGTCCCATTTTCTTATATGATCGCATGGGGTGAAGTGTTAGTCGGACTTGGCTTAATCGTTGGACTCTTAACAGGAATCGCAGCTTTCTTCGGTGCACTTATGAATATGTCTTTCTTATTAGCAGGTACTGTAAGTTCGAATCCCGTTATGTTTATGATTGCAATAGTCTTAATACTTGCCTGGAAAGTTGCCGGTTGGTATGGGTTAGATCGTTGGGTGTTACCTCGTTTAGGAACACCATGGTCAAGGAAACGAAATGAATAAATCAAATGATATCCCAAGTTCTTTTACTTGGGATATTTTTTTATTCGACCTCAAGCCAAATTCTACGGATTGCCTTGCGTAGTTATCGGGTACATATTTCCCCCTTTAGCAAATGAAACCCTTCCCGTCTCTTCAGAAACTATGAGGACAAGGGCATCGCTTCGTTCACTTAACCCTAATGCAGCCCGATGTCGTGTGCCCAGTTTTTTATCACCCATATATATATCAGATAGTGGAAGAACATTTGCTGCAGAAACAATCTTATTCAGTCTAACTAATACAGCGCCATCATGAAGTGGATTTCCGGGATAAAAAATCGATTCCAATAATGAATGCGTCAATTCAGCACCAATTGGAATCCCTGGTCTTATCAAAGTTTCGAGTGAATCTTCCCGTTCTATCACAATTAAACCACCATGTCTCATTCTCGCCATATTTTGCAGACTCATTGATAACTCCGGATACTTGTCCGTAAATGGAGCCAAATAACAATTCAAATAAAAAGTCGCGGCTTTAATTTCAATATCCAAAAACTCTTCTTTTATTTTTTCGAAGTTACAAAGAAGACAATTATTTTCATCTTCTATTGCCTCCAAATTAATCTGTAATTCTGATATGACTTTATGAATATCCTCTTTTAATATTTGTGTCATCGTTGTAAAATCACAATCCACATTATCCACGGTGTCGCACCTCCACCCTATTAATTCCCTGATCTGATTTTTTATATAAATGTACTTAAAGTTTACCCACGTTCGAACTATTTAACCCCTTCATGACTGAAGGATGCCAAGCAAGCACATAACTATAGGTAAGTCTGCTAGCCAAAGGTGGTGACATCAATGTCCAAAAAAAATAATCATAACAAAGGTAAAAAAGCGAATAGTGTAACGCCGCAAGGTATTGCAGATACTGAATTCACCGCAGAGCCGAAAACCAAACTTGAAGAAGCCGCTAAGAAGAAAAATACAAAATAGGTACCTGTGCAAGGTGCAATTATGACAATTCACGGTTTTGGATAAATTATCAAGGGGATATCGACAAAGTGTTATATGTCGGTATCCCCTTTTAGTTTTATACAATTGTAGTGAATTAACTGAATGGTGTCTTGCACAGGTACCTATTTTACAGATGTTGTTCTGTATTAATCGCTTGGCCTAGATCCAGACAAGATCAGTGCAGATAACGCAGTAATTGTAATAACATGTTTGATTTTCATAAAACTCCCCTTCCTACTTACATCGTTATCCATATTACATCCATTTGCAACATTATTAAGGAATGAATAAATCTTCGACCGTTCACTTCCGGTGAAACTTTTTATCGGTTTCAATCGTATGACTATGTAGCAATTAATTTGAAATGGGGAGGAATACGATGAACAATCACGAAATCGATTATAAAATTTACGGAGATGACATGCAGTTTGTTGAAGTGGAGCTTGATCCGCAGGAAACGGTTGTAGCAGAGGCCGGCGCCCTGATGATGATGGAGGACAACATTGAAATGGAAACAATTTTTGGTGATGGATCCGGTTCGTCAGGCAGCGGACTTATGAGCAAACTGGTGGGGGCAGGAAAACGAATCTTAACTGGTGAAAGTCTTTTTATGACGACATTTACGAATGTCGGATCCGGAAAGAAACATGTCTCATTCGCATCACCGTATCCAGGGAAAATCATTCCAATGGATCTTAGCGAGCATAATGGCAAAATCATTTGTCAGAAGGATGCTTTCCTCGCTGCTGCGAAAGGCGTTTCGGTCGGCATTGAATTCCAACGAAAACTCGGCACAGGCTTTTTCGGAGGTGAAGGTTTCATCATGCAAAAGCTCGAAGGCGATGGTATGACATTTGTACACGCTGGTGGAACGATTATTGAGAAAAAACTACTTCCTGGAGAAACATTACGTGTCGATACGGGATGTCTTGTAGCGATGACGCATGACGTCGACTACAACATCGAAATGGTAAAAGGCGTAAAAACAGCATTGTTCGGTGGAGAAGGATTATTTTTCGCTACACTTCGCGGTCCTGGAAAAGTCTGGATTCAATCCTTGCCTTTCTCAAGACTTGCCAGCCGCGTTTTCGCAGCCGCACCGCAAACACCAGGCGGCGGCTCCCGTGATGAAGGCAGTATTGCAGGCGGATTATTCAACATACTTGGCGGAAAATAAGCATAAAAGACTGTCCTTTTTTCGAGTACATTTCGAACGAAAGGACAGCCTATTTATTTTGTTTGGGAGATGTCGTCTCCATTAAATGGTATAATTCAAGAAACCTGGAAGGGATGCGATACTATGAAAATTAACGATGAAGCACGCGAAAAACTGCTGATTGAAGTAAATAGTCTCACAGACGAAGATTTGAATTGGAAACCTGCGGAAAATAGATGGTCCGTCCGGCAAGTGATGGAACATCTGTATCTAATGGAAGTAAGCATTGCGAAAACGATAAAGCACCAACTATCTACCGGCGAACGTAAAATCACCAGCGATAAGCCGATTGAACGGACAACCAATCGGTCAGTAAGAGTTGAAGCCCCGAACTTTGCCCAGCCAGGAGACGCATTCGCTAAGCTCGATGAACTAAAAAGTAAACTATCCGCGAGTCACAGTCAATTAAGAGATATCGCAGAGACAATTACAGAAGAGGAACTTGCTGCTAAATCCTATCCACATCCCGTATTCGGTGACATGAGCCTCAAACAGTGGATACCATTTGTCGGCTATCATGAATTGCGGCATGTTGAACAAATTAAAGAAATCAAAGAGTTAATTAACAATAAATAATCCCATTGCATTTGAAAAGATGGCAATAATTATGCGCCATTTTTGAATAACTTTGCTCAATACAAATCAAAAAGAAGTAACCACCTAAATTGGAGGTTACTCTTTTTCGTGTCTAGTCAGCCGCTATTTCAATTTGGCATATAATGACTTATTTCCCACAACATTTCTTATACTTCTTCCCACTTCCGCAGAGGCAGGGATCATTTCTTACCACTTTTGTTACAGACATTGGCTCTGCCTTTTTAAAAATACCCCCTGAACGTTCATAATCCGAGCGATTTTGTTCACTTCTTTCCCAGGATACCCTCCATAACTCGCTATCCTCATGAGACCTTCCCATAATTTTATAAAAACTATAGAGAACTTGGTCCATATCACTTACCCCATAACGATATTCATGAAATAGATAGTCATCGATTAATGGAAAAGCCTTCTCAGAAAGCTGATGCGACAGTCCCTCGATAACCATGCCTTTACCATCTTCATCAAGAACCTCGTAACATTCAACCATTGCAGATTGAGCATAATCTGTTTTCGTGTTTTGCAATACTGACAAGGCGTAAATGCAGGTTTCATCCTGCATCGCATATGGTTTAACTGGATCTACCACTTCATCAGTTTGATAATGAATTAACGCTTCCGATAATTCCTCTATTAATACATCATCGTCTCTATCAAGTAAATCAGCCAAAACTTGAATATGAGCTGGTAATTTCAATAACCCGATTGCACGCACGGCCATTACACCCCGATACGTAAACCAATCTTTTTCCACCTCCGCTTTCAAGATTGCACCTAACTCGTCTTCATCAAGACATTTCCGTCTGAACAATTCATTCTGTATATATTTAGCTTCATCGAAGTTACCGGATCTGCAATTGCTGTTAAGGTAAACATAATATATAGAACGAAAAATATTATCAGTGTAGTCAGAATGTTAAGGGTCGTAAGTAAAATAACAGCTGATTTCCGCATATGAGACCCCCTTCTTTAATTCAGGATATTTGTGTCACTCATCTCTAAGAATTTGTCTAGATCCATAAAAAACTCGATCAACTACACCAGCTTCATTTGAAATAAATCCAATGGTATCTTGCTTATTTTTCTCAATTCCAACAAAAGTATTATTCCCGACATGACGAAGTGGGTTGTAGGAACCTCCCGTAAAGTGTCTTAATTGACCATCTTTCACATCGATTTGCACGCTCATCCCTTCTCCTGATTTGTACGATCCGACAAACTTCCCCAATACATTTTCATCAATCGGCTCAGTTTCAAAATGGATATGCGTAGCATCCGCTTCTCTACCGCCAAGTACGTTTAGCGCGCCCATTAGCAACCTACCAGACGGCACACTCGCTAAACTAGATAACGCAACGCCCGTCAAACCTTGTTCCGGCAACATAAACATGAGAGAAGAAACTCCTTTCAAACCGCCTCCGTGTTCAATAAGCGTTTCCCCATAATAATCTGGTGTAATTCGCAAACCATATCCATAATAAATCCCATTATTATACTCGAAATGAGGGTAAAGTATTTGAGCAACACTTTCCTCAGACAAAATTCGTACGCCGTCAACCATTCCTTCATTCCGAAAAATCTCTAGATATCTTAATATGTCATTGATGGTCGATTTCAAATAACCAGCAGCCCTCATTGCAGGTGCATCCCACCAGATTTCCGTTGGATAAACGGTAACTCCCTCTTCGGTCGTTTTAGCTGCATAAAGTCTTGTTACATTTTCAAAGCTAGCCAATTTCTCCAAATCAAAAAAAGTTCTATCCAACTTTGCCGGTTTCAAAATATGCTCAGTCACGTAATCCTCATAGGTTTGTCCACTCACCCGGCTAATAATGACACCAAGTAATCCATAAGAATCGTTCGAATAGCTAAAAGAAGTTCCAGGATCAGCAAGCGGCTGATAATTTAGCTCCGCAATAAAATCAAACATCTCATCATATGTATCAATCGCACGACCTGCATTATTAACTAAATCTAAATCAAGATAATCTTTCGCCGACGGATCTTGGTCAATGCTCCGTTTTCTGGCAAACACATGCGTTGAAATCGGCGGGATTCCCGCAGTATGCGTCATTAAATGATGAATCGTAATTTGTTCCGTTTTCTCCATATCCGCCGTCCTAAATTCAGGCAAGTATTTCAGTATTTTATCATGAACAAAAAGCTTGCCCGCTTCCTGGAGTTGCATAATCGCAACACATGTAAATGATTTCGTCATAGATGCAATCCCAAAAATCGTATCCGGTGTGATTTCCAGCTCGTTTTCCACATCACGATGCCCAAAACCTTTCTCATACAGACGCTCACCATTCTTATTAATACCAACCCCAACCCCGGGAATATGGTTTTCTTCCACTAGTTTATTTGCATAGGATTCAAAGTTAGACATATTTTTCATTAATAAATCTCCCCTACTAATAGTCTCAATGGTCACTAGATCAAATTCCTTCCGATAATAGTTCATTCGAGACCTATCAATAAATCCCTTCTTTTTCAGAAAAAGACGCCTCCGATAAGGTACCTCTTCTCGAAAAGGTACCTGTGCAAGGTGCATTTATGACAATTCATGACGCTGGATAAATAAACAAAGGGATATCGACAAAGTGTTATATAGTCGTATCCCTTTTTCATTTTATGCAATTGTAGTGTATTATCTGAATTGCTTCTTGCACAGGTACCTAAAAAGGGTACCTAAAAAGTAGCCATCGAATTTTTAGGAATTCACGTAAACATCAATCTTTGACAACCGCTCAATAGCTTTTTCTAAAGCTTCCACTTCTCGAACGAGCGCTAATCGGACATAGCCGGCACCTTCTGATCCGAATACACTTCCAGGGACCATGACCACTCCACTTTGTTTAATTGCTTCAAACACAAATTCCTTATCGCCCAGCTCAAACGGATATTTCGCCCAAACGAACATGCCGCCATTTGACGGAGTCACTGACCATCCAATCTCGGTTAACCCATCCGTTAATACACGGTGTCTATCCTTAAACTCTTGTCGTAAGCGTGCTGTAATTTCTTCTGCATGATCCAATGCAGTTGCGGCTGCTTCTTGAATAGGTTCAAACGTACCGTAATCTAAATTAGATTTGAATTGTTTCATGATGCTGATGACTTCAGAATTACCGACGATGTATGCTATTCGTGCGCCTGCCAAACTAAAACTTTTGGACAATGAATTGATTTCTATTCCGACTTCTTTCGCGCCAGGTACGGAAAGGAAACTGAATGGTTTATCTCCTGTAAAATAAAATTCGGAGTAAGCGGCATCATGTATTACGATAATGCTGTATTGCTTTGCAAATGCGATCACTTTTTCAAAAAATTTCTTCGTAGGCATTGCAGGAACAGGATTACCTGGTAAATTTAAAATAAGCAGTTTTGCTTTTCGTGCAATTTCTTCGGGGATTGCATCTAAATCAGGTAAGAAATTATTTTCCGCACGTAAAGGCATTTCATATGGAATTGCCCCTGCTAATTTAATGCCAACTTCATAGGCGACATAAGCTGGATTTGTTGTTAATACAATATCTCCTTCATTACAAAAAGCGAATGGCAGATGGACTAGCCCTTCTTGAGAACCCATCGTTTTAAGGATTTCTGTATCTGGATTGAGCGTAACGCTCGAACGTCTCTGATAATAGTTTGCAACAGCTTCATGGAATCTTTTTGTTCCGCCAAGCGTGTAGCCGTAAGCGCTTTCCAATACGCTTTGCTCCGATAAGACTTGTCTTACTTTTTCATCGGGCGGTAAATCCGGGCTTCCAAGACTTAAATCAATTATTTCAACGCCCGTTTCTTCTTTTACTTTCGCTGCTGCTTTTAATTTTCCGAAAATTGCTGGTTCAAAAATAGACATTTTTTGTGAAGGTTCGATTTTCATTGAGCTGTACCCCATTCTATGTAAATTTCAATTTCTCAAAACAGTTTACCATGAACGATGTTATGTTTGGATAAAATACGGGAATACTTGTAGTGAATTTATTCAATCTAACATACGTTGCTCTGCCACTATTTTGCGTCCATCTTCTCCAGACGCTTGATAAGCGACTCCCGCCAGCTTGTTGCCAGCTCTTGGATGTTTAGTAATTTTTGAATACTTTCTTTGTCCTTTAAACGTTGAAAATAAATGTCGTTAGCAACTAACACAGACAGTCCTTCACGATGTTGTTTGAGTAACGTAATTTGCGAATCTTTCCGAACAAGACCTTCCTCAAGAACACGGCATAGATATCCTGTGTATCCTGTTTCCACCATTCTTTTCAAAAGTAGAGGCAATTTAGTCCGCTTTGTAATAGTACTGCAAGGAATTCGACTTTGAGTAACTTGAATGACTGCCTCGCCAACTTGAAAAATATCACCTATATGAACATCTTTTTCTAACATATTCATAACGGTTAAATTTTCACCAAATGTAGATGCTGGTAAAGTCGTCTTAAATTCCGATTCCCATAACTTATAATGTTCATATGGATAAATACAAACCGCTCGATCTGATCCACCATGAAAAAGTAAATTGGCAACACCATCCCCTTGGAATCCATCTTTCGTTAAAAATGCATCATTGACACTTTCTTTGCAAATACCCGTATTCATTTCTTTACCATTTTCATAAATCATTTTTTGGGGAATTCCGATAGAAAGATTATGAATCTTTTTCACATGATTCATCCTGAAAATGCCTCCTATTATTACTTTATTAGAATATACTATAAATGATATTATACTATATGGATTTATTTAAAGTGCAAAAGCTATATAAATATGTGGTATCAATCAATATTTCGGAGTTTTTTAAGTACCTTTTTTAGGTACCTTTTTTAGGTACCTGTGCAAGGTTGAATTATGACAATTCATAAATTCGGATAAAAATTCAAAGTCATTTCAACAAAGCCTTATACAGCTCATTTCCATTTACGTTTTATACAATTGTAGTGTATTTTTGGAATAGTTTCTTACACAGGTACCTAAAATTCGGTACCTAAAATTCTTTCACAAACGAGGAGGGACGAAGATGCAAACATTGTATTTTGAGCCTGCGTGGGATAGAACAATTGCGCCTGCGGATAGAGAAAAAGTTATGGATCATTTTCAATCACGACACCCCGAAAACGACATTCAGCTTTCATTTTTATGGGAAGCGATCAATCATAAGGAGGAACGATTAATCACAGTTCTCATTCACAATGGAAAAGATACTCCCCTTCCATTACAAGATGTAGTCATTGCTTATGATAAAGAAGGCAAACAAATTGCTACTGGCATTTTTACCTTGCCCCTGAAAATCCCAGGCAAAACATCCATGCCATGGACATTCATTTTTACACCGGTGAATCAATCAGAAGTATCTCCACGTTATACGATCATAAATAAATCCTAACAAAGAATATCAACACAGCGCTTTATTCAAAAATACCCTATCCAAGATTCACTCATGGATAGGTTTTTTCTTATTATCGTTATTCCACAGGAGTTGCCGCAGAAATAAAACTTAAAAATCCAACTATTTTGTTTTAGTTTAATAGAAAACGGTTATTAAGAGACTAGGAGACTTTAATTTTAGTATGGGAGGAGGCTTTTCTATGAGCTTAGCATCAATTGGCGTTCCTGGATTAATTATTATCCTAGTTATTATTTTGATTTTATTCGGTCCACGAAAATTACCTGAAGTCGGTTCTGCGGTAGGAAAAACATTGGCAGAGTTCAAAAAGTCCGCAAAAGACATTATGGAGGATGACGACGAACCGGAGAAGAATAAAACGGAAACACAAGAGCAGGTGAAGTAAATGGCAAAAGTAGAAGAAAATCATACATCAGGAGAACAGCAAGTCCCTGGTTCCAGTAGCCCTTCCCACGGGGAGCCTAGCGTTGTGGATCATTTAACGGACCTGCGAAAACAACTTATTAAGAGTACAGTCGTTTTTGTACTCTTTTTCATCGTAGTATTCAGTACGATCAATCTATGGTTTCCTTATGTTACAAGAGGTCATCGATTAATCGTTTTGAGTCCGCTAGAAATCGTTACATTTTACATGTCCATTTCTACTGCGCTCGCATTCGGTCTGTCTTTGCCGTTTCTTTGTCATTTTATATGGCAATTTGTGAAACCCGGTTTAACTGAACCGGAAAGTCGATTTTTCAACCTTTATTCACCGGTGATGTTTATCTTATTCGCACTCGGTCTCTCTTTCGGCTATTTTGTCGTCAATCCGTTGAGTTATAACTTTTTAACCTCGCTTGGCGCCGTCAATTTCGATGTAATGATTTCCGCAAAAGAATATGCTCGGTTTTTATTGCTGACGACAATGCCGATTGGTTTAATGTTCGAATTACCCATGGTTGCGATGTTTTTGGCTTCAATCGGGTTATTGACAGGAGAGACGATGAAAAAAGTACGGAAGTGGTCGTATGTCGTGTTAGGGCTCGTTTCTGCGTTGATTACGCCGCCTGATTTTATCAGTCAACTTATCGTTTTGATACCTATGATTTTATTATATGAAGTGAGTATTCGACTCGTTGCCTACACAGAAAAACGAGCGCTGCTTAAAGAAATGGAAGAAAATCCTTCACAATCATCGTGATTGATCTCAACTTTCAAACTGCTTTTCGATATTGTATTGAATGCCTATTATTTGTTCAAGGAGGAGAAGGATATGACAGAACCACGAAAGCCAGATAGTAATTCGCAAGGGATGAGCCGTCGTAATTTCTTGAAAAACACTGGACTTGTAGCAGGCGGTCTTGTCGGAGGATCGCTATTTGGCGGGTTGATTACAAACCAAACACAAAAAGATAATAAAAACACTACAAGTGATACGGGTGGCAATAAATCATTTGAAGCCAGAATATTTTTCAGCCGAAATGAAGACTTCGATACTTTATCCGCCGCGACTGAAAGATTATTCCCAGAAACTGACGTAGGACCCGGTGCGATTGCACTTGGTGTTCCCTATTTTATAGACAGACAACTTGCAGGTGAATGGGGGACAAATGCACATGATTATATGACCGGCCCTTTCCCGCAAATTGCTGAAGTTGAAAAATATGTAGAAGAAGATACAAATCAGAATGAAGGAGGACCGGAATCTGAAGTGAGAGTCCCTGCACCAACTCCGAGATATCAAACGCGAATGACGCGTGCTGCACTATTCATGGAAGGTGTTCATGCACTGCAAAAAACTGCTGAAGAAAAGTTTGATGAAAGGTTTAAAGACTTAGAACCTGATCAACAAGACGAAATTCTTGGGATGTTCGACAACAATGAAGCAGAAGTGAAAGGTGTAAGCTCGAATACGTTCTTCAACTTACTATTAGGAACAACAATCGAAGGTGCTTACGCAGACCCGGCATACGGCGGAAATCGCAATATGGAAGGTTGGAAAATGAAGGAATTCCCTGGACCTCGTATGAGTTGGTTACAAGATATCGAGAAAGAAGATTTTATCGTTATGAAACCAGAAAGCTTACGAAATTATCAGGGACACAATTAAAGGAGGACGCATATGGCTAAGAAATTAGAGAAAGTAGACGTGGTCGTAGTAGGAAGTGGTTGGGCTGGAGGCGTCGTATCTGCCGAACTAGCAAAATCCGGCTATAAAGTCGTCACGTTAGAACGCGGAAAAGATCAAAAGCGTTCCGACTTTATAGGTGTAAAAGATGAGTTGCGCTATACAAATCGTTATGAAATGATGCAAAAATTAGCACCCGAATCGATTACTTCGAGAGTATCGATTAACGATGTTGCTTTACCTGTCCGTACACGCCAAGAAATGAATGCAGGCACTGATCTCGGTGGCGGTAGTGTGCACTGGGCGGGCTCTGTTTATCGCTATAGAACGTATGATTTTGAAATCCGCTCTAAAACAATTGAACGATACGGTGAAAGCAAAATTCCTGAAGGGATGACAATTCAGGACTGGGGCATTACTTACGATGAGCTGGAAAAGTATTATGACAAATGGGAAAAAACGGCGGGAATCTCGGGTGAACCTGATCCGCTTGGCGATGAACGTTCAGACGATTATCCAAATCCGCCGATGATCGCGTCCCCTGCCATTCAATTGTTTAAAGATACAACTAAAAAAATGGGGCTTCATCCTTTCCAAATGGCTTCGGGGAATATGTCACAAAATTATACGAACCCAGACGGCGAAAAATTAAATCAATGTATGTTCTGTTCGTTTTGTACGATGTACGGTTGTGACTTCACTGCTAAATCAGACCCATTAGCGACAGTACTCCCAACAGCCGTGAAAACTGGAAATTGTGAAATTCGGACACATGCTCTCGTTCGTCGTGTCTTACATAAAGACGGTAAAGCAACAGGCGTTTTATATACAGATACACGTTCCGGACAAGAGTTCGAACAGCCAGCAGATGTCGTTGTATTAGCTGCTTTCACGTTCACCAATAACCGCCTTCTCATGCTTTCGGAAATCGGTGAACAATATAATCCCGAAACACGTAAAGGAACGATTGGCAGAAA
This genomic window from Sporosarcina sp. Marseille-Q4063 contains:
- the tatA gene encoding twin-arginine translocase TatA/TatE family subunit; translated protein: MSLASIGVPGLIIILVIILILFGPRKLPEVGSAVGKTLAEFKKSAKDIMEDDDEPEKNKTETQEQVK
- the tatC gene encoding twin-arginine translocase subunit TatC, whose translation is MAKVEENHTSGEQQVPGSSSPSHGEPSVVDHLTDLRKQLIKSTVVFVLFFIVVFSTINLWFPYVTRGHRLIVLSPLEIVTFYMSISTALAFGLSLPFLCHFIWQFVKPGLTEPESRFFNLYSPVMFILFALGLSFGYFVVNPLSYNFLTSLGAVNFDVMISAKEYARFLLLTTMPIGLMFELPMVAMFLASIGLLTGETMKKVRKWSYVVLGLVSALITPPDFISQLIVLIPMILLYEVSIRLVAYTEKRALLKEMEENPSQSS
- a CDS encoding gluconate 2-dehydrogenase subunit 3 family protein, which encodes MTEPRKPDSNSQGMSRRNFLKNTGLVAGGLVGGSLFGGLITNQTQKDNKNTTSDTGGNKSFEARIFFSRNEDFDTLSAATERLFPETDVGPGAIALGVPYFIDRQLAGEWGTNAHDYMTGPFPQIAEVEKYVEEDTNQNEGGPESEVRVPAPTPRYQTRMTRAALFMEGVHALQKTAEEKFDERFKDLEPDQQDEILGMFDNNEAEVKGVSSNTFFNLLLGTTIEGAYADPAYGGNRNMEGWKMKEFPGPRMSWLQDIEKEDFIVMKPESLRNYQGHN
- a CDS encoding GMC family oxidoreductase, giving the protein MAKKLEKVDVVVVGSGWAGGVVSAELAKSGYKVVTLERGKDQKRSDFIGVKDELRYTNRYEMMQKLAPESITSRVSINDVALPVRTRQEMNAGTDLGGGSVHWAGSVYRYRTYDFEIRSKTIERYGESKIPEGMTIQDWGITYDELEKYYDKWEKTAGISGEPDPLGDERSDDYPNPPMIASPAIQLFKDTTKKMGLHPFQMASGNMSQNYTNPDGEKLNQCMFCSFCTMYGCDFTAKSDPLATVLPTAVKTGNCEIRTHALVRRVLHKDGKATGVLYTDTRSGQEFEQPADVVVLAAFTFTNNRLLMLSEIGEQYNPETRKGTIGRNYHGQFNSTFLGARGFFEDKKFNLYMGAGGLGGALSDYAADNFDHTDLDFIGGGGIELRQYGDGAIKSNVVPKGTPRWGKEFKDKSVHYAHRQLIVWYSSNVMSWWHNYLDLDPTYKDEFGDPLLRITYRLTDQDKNIAKFGIEKCTEIMEEMGADIVDQDEVPDQFDHIYSGGHYAGGVIMGADPSTSAVNNYLQMWDMDNIFVVGATAFPQFGSNHPTPTVGALAYRAAEGIEKYLKDGGGQLAEAKQENVTV